From one Lotus japonicus ecotype B-129 chromosome 3, LjGifu_v1.2 genomic stretch:
- the LOC130744857 gene encoding uncharacterized protein LOC130744857 has protein sequence MDRSWMRANRLSDEFDKGVVEFLEFAEKNLPNNKGLFPCPCVSCGNRDPKLTKAEIRDHLAWKGICQNYTRWIWHGEVVTPSVSQREKVCVDTDDRLEDMIHDIGEESFKRAHVYDTLCKDKEEPLYPGCTNFTRLSAVLRLFNLKAKNGWSDKSFTDLLGLLKEMLPEGNTMPNRHYEAKKVLCPMDMEYEKIHACPNDCILYRKEFENYDHCPKCKASRYKKKDGDSNDDVSTKGPPAKVLWYLPIISRFKRLFSNANDAKNLRWHAEERIDDGKIRHVADSLQWKNIDGNFAKESRNLRLGLATDGMNPYGNLSCNHSSWPVLLIIYNLSPSLCMKRKYMMLSMMIPGPKQPGNDIDVYLSPLIDDLRLLWEQGVDVLDAYSGEHFNMRAMLFCTINDFPAYGNLSGYSVKGHKACPICEKDTSYHQLNNGRKTVYLGHRKFLDRYHPYRKMKKAFNGKAEHGLAPKPLTGEEVYQRQQHVNVVFGKKQKKPAEKNIWKKRSVFFDLPYWSSLDVRHCIDLMHVEKNVCDSLIGTLLHIKGKTKDGLSARLDLADMGIRQQLTPQQIGNKTYLPPACHTLSKKEKISFCECLEGIKVPQGYSSNIKRLVSMKDLKLNGLKSHDFHVLMQQLLPVAIRGILPIKVRKTITRLCLFFNAICSKVIDPSKLDELENEAAVILCQLEMHFPPSFFDIMEHLIVHLVREIRLCGPVCLRWMYPVERYMKILKGYTMNPYRPEASIVERYIAEEAIEFCSNYLSEVDAIGVPKSRHDGRCEGMGTQGLNVKCMTWKVLHPAHLYILNNTDEVQPYLAAHKSFLKESYPKMNEKVLLKEHNKSFSEWFKERIANDDSASDTIKRLSLEPKCNVMTWSAYDINKTSFYTKSKDDRSTMQNSGVMVVAESMHFSSSKDKRPIMASTPYFGVIEEIWEVDYVTFRVPVFKCKWVDISSGVRIDEFGYTLVDLSKVAYRDEPFIMASQAKQVFYVTDPSNKRWSVALQPKTTHGSDETLHISEIPSSATNVLTSNEENEENEVDDVQVTRLDHEEGIWES, from the coding sequence ATGGATCGTAGTTGGATGAGAGCTAATCGATTAAGTGATGAGTTTGATAAAGGAGTGGTAGAATTTCTAGAATTTGCTGAAAAGAATCTTCCAAACAATAAGGGGCTTTTTCCATGTCCTTGTGTTTCTTGTGGGAACCGGGACCCAAAACTTACTAAGGCTGAAATAAGGGACCATCTAGCTTGGAAAGGGATTTGCCAAAATTATACACGATGGATATGGCATGGTGAAGTAGTAACTCCAAGTGTATCacaaagagagaaagtatgTGTAGATACGGATGATCGGCTGGAAGACATGATACATGATATTGGAGAAGAATCATTCAAGAGAGCGCATGTGTATGATACTTTATGTAAAGACAAGGAAGAACCTTTGTACCCGGGATGCACAAACTTTACACGGTTGTCAGCTGTGTTAagattgtttaatttgaaggCGAAAAATGGATGGAGTGATAAAAGTTTCACTGATTTGCTTGGATTGTTGAAAGAAATGCTTCCAGAAGGTAACACAATGCCTAATCGTCATTATGAAGCCAAGAAAGTATTGTGTCCGATGGACATGGAGTATGAAAAAATACATGCATGCCCTAATGATTGCATCTTATACAgaaaagagtttgaaaactATGATCATTGTCCGAAGTGCAAGGCCTCACGCTACAAAAAGAAAGATGGTGATTCCAATGATGATGTGAGCACAAAGGGTCCTCCTGCAAAAGTGTTATGGTACCTACCAATAATTTCAAGGTTCAAGAGATTGTTCTCTAATGCAAATGACGCAAAGAACCTTAGATGGCATGCAGAAGAGAGAATTGATGATGGAAAAATTCGCCATGTAGCTGATTCTTTGCAATGGAAGAATATTGATGGGAATTTTGCCAAAGAGTCGAGAAACCTTAGACTTGGACTTGCTACCGATGGAATGAATCCATATGGTAATCTAAGTTGTAACCATAGTTCATGGCCTGTTCTCTTGATAATTTACAACCTATCTCCTTCGTTGTGCATGAAGCGTAAATATATGATGTTATCTATGATGATTCCGGGCCCAAAACAACCAGGAAACGACATAGATGTTTATCTAAGTCCACTGATTGATGATTTAAGATTGTTGTGGGAGCAAGGAGTTGATGTTCTTGATGCGTATTCCGGTGAACATTTCAATATGCGTGCCATGTTGTTTTGCACCATCAACGACTTTCCGGCATATGGTAATTTGTCTGGTTACAGTGTTAAAGGGCATAAAGCGTGTCCTATTTGTGAGAAAGATACAAGTTACCATCAACTTAATAATGGAAGGAAGACTGTTTATCTTGGGCATCGAAAATTCTTAGACCGTTATCATCCATATCGTAAAATGAAGAAAGCTTTCAACGGAAAAGCAGAGCATGGTCTTGCTCCAAAACCCTTGACTGGAGAGGAAGTTTATCAACGACAACAACATGTGAATGTTGTCTTtggaaagaaacaaaagaagcctgctgaaaaaaatatatggaaaaagaggtCGGTGTTCTTTGATCTTCCATATTGGTCAAGTCTTGATGTAAGACATTGTATTGATTTGATGCATGTAGAGAAAAATGTTTGTGATAGTCTCATTGGAACACTTCTTCACATTAAAGGAAAGACAAAAGATGGGTTAAGTGCTCGTTTGGATTTGGCTGATATGGGTATACGACAACAATTAACTCCACAACAGATAGGTAACAAGACATATTTGCCTCCAGCATGTCACACTTTGtctaaaaaagagaaaataagttTTTGTGAGTGTTTAGAGGGTATCAAAGTACCGCAAGGTTACTCATCAAATATCAAGAGACTTGTATCAATGAAAGATCTCAAGTTAAATGGCTTAAAATCCCATGACTTTCATGTTCTGATGCAGCAACTACTACCAGTTGCTATTCGTGGAATACTGCCTATTAAAGTTAGGAAAACTATAACTAGGTTGTGCTTATTCTTCAATGCAATATGTAGTAAAGTCATTGATCCATCGAAGTTAGACGAGTTGGAAAATGAGGCTGCAGTCATCTTGTGTCAGTTGGAGATGCATTTTCCTCCTTCATTTTTTGACATTATGGAACACTTGATTGTTCATTTGGTAAGGGAGATTAGATTGTGTGGTCCAGTTTGTTTAAGGTGGATGTATCCAGTAGAGCGGTACATGAAGATCCTAAAAGGATATACTATGAATCCCTACCGTCCTGAAGCTTCGATTGTTGAAAGGTACATTGCAGAAGAAGCTATTGAGTTTTGTTCAAACTATTTGTCAGAAGTGGATGCTATAGGGGTTCCAAAGTCTCGTCATGATGGAAGATGTGAAGGTATGGGTACGCAAGGTTTAAATGTCAAGTGCATGACTTGGAAGGTACTTCATCCAGCGCATTTGTATATATTGAATAACACCGATGAAGTTCAACCTTACTTAGCTGCCCACAAAAGCTTTCTAAAGGAAAGCTACCCCAAGATGAATGAAAAAGTGTTGTTAAAAGAGCATAATAAGAGTTTCTCTGAATGGTTTAAAGAAAGAATTGCTAATGATGATAGTGCTTCTGATACAATAAAACGACTCTCACTTGAACCTAAATGTAATGTTATGACTTGGAGTGCATATGATATTAATAAAACTTCTTTTTATACAAAATCAAAGGATGATAGAAGTACTATGCAAAATAGTGGGGTTATGGTTGTGGCTGAGTCCATGCACTTCTCTagttcaaaagataaaagaCCTATTATGGCATCTACACCGTACTTTGGGGTGATTGAAGAGATTTGGGAGGTTGATTATGTTACATTTAGAGTGCCTGTATTTAAATGCAAGTGGGTTGATATTTCTAGTGGTGTAAGAATTGATGAATTTGGATACACACTGGTTGATCTTTCCAAGGTAGCTTATAGGGATGAACCTTTCATTATGGCATCCCAAGCAAAACAAGTGTTTTATGTCACAGATCCTTCTAACAAACGGTGGTCGGTGGCTCTACAACCAAAAACCACACATGGTAGTGATGAAACCCTTCATATTTCTGAGATTCCTTCTTCTGCAACAAATGTGCTTACCtccaatgaagaaaatgaagaaaatgaagtagACGATGTGCAAGTTACTCGTTTGGATCATGAAGAAGGGATATGGGAGAGTTAG